The Gopherus flavomarginatus isolate rGopFla2 chromosome 25, rGopFla2.mat.asm, whole genome shotgun sequence genome has a segment encoding these proteins:
- the LOC127040479 gene encoding cytochrome c oxidase assembly factor 3 homolog, mitochondrial, with amino-acid sequence MTIASALRPFSHVGAGRGSAGKMAAPREPGRDSEAAFAKRIDPAREPELSAEQRRVTQRAEEALRRRLRGRNLLTGLGIGAVVLGIYGFTFYKISQERFLDELEQEVEAARAQAAKTPVN; translated from the exons ATGACGATAGCCTCCGCGCTCCGCCCATTCAGTCACGTGGGCGCTGGGCGCGGCTCCGCGGGGAAGATGGCGGCGCCGCGGGAGCCGGGCCGGGACTCGGAGGCCGCGTTCGCGAAACGGATTGACCCGGCGCGGGAGCCGGAGCTGAGCGCGGAGCAGCGGCGCGTCACGCAGCGCGCGGAGGAGGCGCTGCGCCGGCGGCTCCGGGGCCGCAACCTGCTGACGGGGCTCGGCATCGGCGCGGTGGTGTTGGGCATCT ATGGTTTCACCTTCTACAAGATCTCCCAGGAGCGATTCCTGGACgagctggagcaggaggttgAGGCTGCCCGGGCCCAGGCTGCCAAGACCCCAGTGAACTGA